The sequence below is a genomic window from Halolamina litorea.
ACGTCGTCTGGCCCACCGCGGTCGTGATCGGCGCCGAGAGTTCGACCGTGATCCTCGGGCGCCACGACGCCCCCACCGCCGAGGACCTCGGCGTCCACGAGGTCCGCCCGTACGACGAGTCGATCCGGGAGGACCTCCGCGGGACGCTCTCCCGGATGAACGCCGAGCGCGTCGCCATCAACGTCGACCGCGACGACGTGGTCGCCGACGGCCTCACCCACGGGATGTACGAGCGACTCGAAGAGATGCTCCCGGGCCGGGAGTTCGTCGGCGCCGGCGACGTGATCGCCGACGTCCGCGGCATCAAGTCCGGGACCGAACACGAGCGCATCGCCGCCGCCGCCGAGACGACTCTCGACCTGCTCCACACGATGGCCGACGAGTGGACCCCCGAGACTACCGAGGCCGACATCGCCGACTCGCTCCACGAGCGCATGCGCGAGGCGGGCTACGGGAGCGCGTGGTCGTGGGACTACTGCCCGACAGTCCACGCCGGCGGCGCCGCCGACGTGGGCCACACGCTCCCCGGCGACCGAACGGTCCCCGAGGGTGAACTGCTCCACGTCGACTTCGGCGTCGTCAAAGAGGAGTACGCTGCCGACCTCCAACGCGTCTGGGTACGGGGCGAACCGAGCGAGGGGCTGCAGGAGGCGTTCGAGGACGTCCGCGCGGCCATCGACGCCGGCCGGGACCAACTCGAACCCGGCGCCGTCGGCCACCGCGTCGACGCCCGGGCCCGGGCGGAGTTGATCGCCCGCGACCGGGAGCTGTTCGATCACGCCTTCGGCCACCAAGTGGGCCGGAGCGCCCACGACGGTGGCACCCTCCT
It includes:
- a CDS encoding M24 family metallopeptidase, translated to MDTTLVREKVEQARDAVADSDVDAWLTFCRETTEIDEPALPYVLGFDVVWPTAVVIGAESSTVILGRHDAPTAEDLGVHEVRPYDESIREDLRGTLSRMNAERVAINVDRDDVVADGLTHGMYERLEEMLPGREFVGAGDVIADVRGIKSGTEHERIAAAAETTLDLLHTMADEWTPETTEADIADSLHERMREAGYGSAWSWDYCPTVHAGGAADVGHTLPGDRTVPEGELLHVDFGVVKEEYAADLQRVWVRGEPSEGLQEAFEDVRAAIDAGRDQLEPGAVGHRVDARARAELIARDRELFDHAFGHQVGRSAHDGGTLLGPEWDRYGDSVESEVREGEVYTLELGIETEWGYVGQEEMVRVTEGGTEFVVEPQTALWSLSV